AACGACAAAGATTCtatcttttattgtaaaaagtgTAAACTATACATATGAAATGTActgttaaatgatttttttcccaaaaagtGCTGCAAAATGTAGAACAGCAATCTACATTTGTTGGTAAGGGGGCACCCGAAGGGATGTTCGCTTTTACACCATAAACGGGATCAAGCCACACATTATGCACAGGTTTCGCTGTAAGGTCTACAGTTGATGCtgattttaattaagattttgGTTTTCtagttacaaataaaaataaagagagaataagtttttgttttataaacagaAAAATTCGAATCATAATTTCAACATGAGCTAGGGCTAttaatataactttttaaaagattctTAAGCCTCGTCTTCTGCATTATAAGAATACATATGTTTTCAAGTAACTTGAGTTTAGCTTCTTATGATGGGTCATACTGGCATGCAATTTGATGTCCAGTGACGTGGATACTGAAGGGATAGGTAAATCGATTTATTTGCCCCAGAACAATCAGTAGATCTGCAGGAAGCCGCGTGTGTTATGACTTGTGGTCAGATAATGTTAACGACTGGTCATTTACTCAGTAACGACCGAGTTTTCCATTTCTGAACAGCTGTTGATGTCAATAGTCCGTCATTTATCGATCAAAACTGGAGACGGAACTTCTTTGGGCATTTCTTTCTATCtaaagataaaatttcaaatgggTCACTGGAAAAAGTAAGCACAGAGAgattgatgtttaaaaaaaatcagaccttGACACAATTGAAACTGTTATCAATCCTGGGTCAAACTCTGTACATGGTTGTGTAATTTTATATTCGGTGGCGTCACACCTTTTTCCAGGACATGATGTTTACCCCTAATACATGCTGATTTGTGGACTAACAACGATCGAAGTGTATAAACCAACGTCAGAGAAGCCGAAAAAAAACTGGAACAGACAATAGTCTACTATTGACTCACACCGTCGGACATAGAGCCACAGGACTTGTACACTTTGTCatatcaaccccccccccccaaacccccccccccccccaaaacatTCCAGTGTGTTTAGACCCACTAGCTGTCAACACTTGCTTGCCTGCCGCTACATAGACCACGCAATCGGATATAGTTGGCGCCAAATAACTGTCAATGTTCCGAATTGGAAAAAAATCGTacgcctctctctctctctctctctctctctctctctctctctctaaacaTGCATATGCCAAAAAGGTGTATGACCGTAGAGGTGATTCGACACTcgtacatacacacacacatttgtttaatttttgataagCAGCCTCTAGCTGACCGCTTTTATATTTACCTAACCCTAAGCATTGGCCGGttattctcctacaggaaaaaAGTGGGGTAGGTACTAGTAATCAATTTTGGGGGTAGTTGCAACTGAACGACAGTCTGAGAGAGTGCATGTAAACCCACTCAACCATTTATGTTAGTAATATTTCATCACGGGTTTCCCGGATTGTCATAAGTTTCGGGCCGCTAAAGTCGTTGTGTGGTACGGTTTCGGAGAAATAAGAGAAAATTGGTGGTAGTGATGGTATATCTCTGTGTTAGCCTTCTTTCTGACATTCATTAAGAGTCAAAGCGccttgatatataattttttcgaCACGGCTCAGATTTATTTATTCGGCACATGATTTATGAGAATGTGAACCATATGAGGTCGCCAAGTTGTAAATCGAAatacaaatgatataaattacatatatatcgTACGATTTTTTGTCGATGgatgtaaaatttgtttttgtaccTATCTCTTCTGATGTTGCAGATTAgagtttataaaaaaagaaagagtttGATACACGTTCTGGTGAATGATAAGCCTCAACGAAATATTTATACAGAACATAACATGATATGTGTTTGTGATTTTGGTACAATATTAATGATAcgaaaaatatgttttcaaagTTCTGTAGTCTATCTTGGTACTATTTCggagtttcttttttttgtgttgtgttgttgtttttggtgCTGTTGTTGTCGTGTAAATAATCAGAGTCAATAAAAGCAGGTGTGATGATAACAACCTTCATTAAACTAGACTTTCTGACGTCATGTCATTTTCGTGAATTAGCGCGAGCACTATCCACTCTTCTTAACAACCATATGGCCAAGCTTTTGTACATGTTACAATTATATGCGGTAGTGAACGATCACGCGCTCATCAGGCGGAACATTTTCTGCATTCGGTCAATGTCGAGACACTAAAGATTTAATAATAAGCACTGGTAGTCGTTTCTGTCACAAAATATACGCTCTACATTTCTGTGAAGCAAAAGGAGATTTAAAATAAACCTAGCAGCATTTGTGTGTGGTTAAGCGgattatgtaattaaaatacatgttaaagTGCTCGGAGTGATAGGACAATATTTTTCGTGGGCTTAGAGATAAACAACAGCATCATAATGTATgcatgtgttttaaaaaaaaaaaaattagtagcattgacttttttattttatatttacatatttataaaaaaaactcaaaaaatgcaaacatattatttaatgatataacatttagtgatgtatttatttagtaaattttTTAGAGGTCATATACATATGCCTTAAAAATGCGCTTgatcaaatgtttgaataatcAATTTCTGTCTTGGCTTTGTACGCATCCTGTGTGATAATGTTTTATTAGTtatggtttaaataatttaaaatttttaatgggCCAGTGAGTGGGCGTTAACCTCGTATGTAATTAGAgaatatatgaacatttaatttaattcgTATTCCAAGTTACAATTTCCGTACATACAGAACAGTTTTATGGTTTACAACGTAATATGTGAAgacaattaatataaaacagttAACACCATTCTGTCAAGTGAATAGAAACACCCCGCTCTGTCAAAGTTGACTGCAACAGCAGCGCGGGAACAGAGTACAGGTTGTCCCACATTAATCCCTTTAACGTCGAGTACAGTTAGGCTATAGATTAGACGCTGTATCTGGCATCTCCTTATCATATCCACTTCTCTTTGCAGGCTGTTGATGATGTAATGTGACAACTGGTTGACGCAGTCAACCAATAGTTACCTGGAAAATGACGGGCACCAAATTTTTAGACAATATTAGTGACAAAGACATTGAGATTGAGCCCGAGCCCGAACCCCGGGCCAAGTCCAGATGCCCGGATGGAGGCTGGGGTTGGGTGATCGTGTTTGGAGCATTCGTGTGTAACGTGATCGTGGACGGGATCTGCTTCACTTTTGGGATATATGTTCAGAACATTATAGACTATTATGGAGAGGACGAGTCAAAAAGTGTGCTGGTGGGATCCCTGCTGGTGGGGTGCTATTTACTTGCAGGTAAGGGGACGGCGACCTCATtctgattttcttttaaataattaacgATGTGTTTTTATGAGATACGCGGTTTCTTTATAATTGATTCGCCTTTTCCAGGTCCGTTGGTTAGTGCGCTCGCCAACAAGTTTGGGTGTAGAAAGGTCACCATCCTTGGAAGTATCGTGACAGCTCTTGGTTTCCTTGTGAGCACACTGGCCCCGTCCATAGAAGTGCTGATGTTCCTGTACGGAGTCGTGGGAGGTTGGTACAGTACTATCAAAGTAAATGTCATTGCTCTCAATGTGTACCTTTTGCGTACGCTGAAGTCAAAGAACTCACAGATGTATGTCCTCTGTATTTTCAGGAATTGGAATGGGGTTGATTTATCTGCCTTCCATTGTCATCATTGGCTACTGGTTTGAACGGAAGAGGGCCTTCGCAACAGGAATAGCTGTCTGTGGCTCTGGGATTGGGGCCGTGCTATTCTCACAAATCAACAAAAAACTCCTGGAAGAGTACAGTTGGAAACAGAGTTTGGTGATCGTTGCCGGTATAGTGTTAAATTGTGCTGTATGCGGAGCTCTATTTAGACCCATTGCATCGGTCTCTAAAAAACGCATGAAAAGGGGAATAGTAACCCGTGGCTCCATCATGAAAGCCCTCATTGCTGAGAAGGAACGACAGAGGACGATCTCTAATGGATCGCTGGACAACTGTATTATTACTAAGGACAACAGGcttattaaaattgataaaattgactTGAGAAATAAAAGTGTATCATACATAAACAGACTGAAAAAAGAACTGGGATTTAGCTCGGGAAGCCTGAATCGCAGTAAAAACAGTTTAATCATAACTCCAGTGGGGTATAACAACAATATGATAATCAACATTGTGGAAAGTGTACCAACAACGCCTGTGCAGGAAAAGAAAGACCTGACTTCCACTCCCGTGAGATCAACCCGCAGAAAACGTGATTTTGAACGCAGAAGAGATAGCGGAAACGGAAGTGGAAACATCGTTCCTGATACTCCTGCTCCCGAGAACTTGATGGAAATGTTGGAGAAAGAAGAGAGCGCCTTATCCAGACAGTCCAGTTTTGTCAGTCGTAATAACGAAGAAAGCAGCAATCTTTTGGATCCAAAATCCATTAAACAAACTCATTACCTGGGGCGTAGCTCGAGCAGCGTCAGAAGTAGCGCCAATACCTATCTGTCCCCGGAAAGTTTGATGACGTCATTGAACTCGAGCGTCAGATTCGCCGGGGAGGTTACCATTGATGAGATTGAGGAATACTCCTCACAGCGGGAAATCCCCGGATGGTGCCTCTACGTCTCCAATCTGTTTGATCTCAGCTTATTGAAAGAAAAGGCGT
The nucleotide sequence above comes from Magallana gigas chromosome 2, xbMagGiga1.1, whole genome shotgun sequence. Encoded proteins:
- the LOC105334363 gene encoding monocarboxylate transporter 9, whose amino-acid sequence is MTGTKFLDNISDKDIEIEPEPEPRAKSRCPDGGWGWVIVFGAFVCNVIVDGICFTFGIYVQNIIDYYGEDESKSVLVGSLLVGCYLLAGPLVSALANKFGCRKVTILGSIVTALGFLVSTLAPSIEVLMFLYGVVGGIGMGLIYLPSIVIIGYWFERKRAFATGIAVCGSGIGAVLFSQINKKLLEEYSWKQSLVIVAGIVLNCAVCGALFRPIASVSKKRMKRGIVTRGSIMKALIAEKERQRTISNGSLDNCIITKDNRLIKIDKIDLRNKSVSYINRLKKELGFSSGSLNRSKNSLIITPVGYNNNMIINIVESVPTTPVQEKKDLTSTPVRSTRRKRDFERRRDSGNGSGNIVPDTPAPENLMEMLEKEESALSRQSSFVSRNNEESSNLLDPKSIKQTHYLGRSSSSVRSSANTYLSPESLMTSLNSSVRFAGEVTIDEIEEYSSQREIPGWCLYVSNLFDLSLLKEKAFVLYAFTSFLSMLGFFIPYFFVPMKMMNMMKGKAEAEFSDDSTFILSILGISTTIGRVLIGWVADRPWSNTYFINNGSMVLAGLVTVVCPFLDGNAQMTIFAVGFGFFTAGFLSLRSIVLVDLIGLDRLTSSFGLLLLFQGIASIAGSPIAGRIMGCTGSIDSVFYLSGSLLTFAGVLGCFMPMLKPRDVHSHFDEEEMVDYPMNSELEMIEQVKLPDTRM